One segment of Macaca fascicularis isolate 582-1 chromosome 4, T2T-MFA8v1.1 DNA contains the following:
- the TRIM27 gene encoding zinc finger protein RFP isoform X2 — MASGSVAECLQQETTCPVCLQYFAEPMMLDCGHNICCACLARCWGTAETNVSCPQCRETFPQRHMRPNRHLANVTQLVKQLRTERPSGPGGEMGVCEKHREPLKLYCEEDQMPICVVCDRSREHRGHSVLPLEEAVEGFKEQIQNQLDHLKRVKDLKKRRRAQGEQARAELLDIGDTLSRAERIRIPEPWITPPDLQEKIHIFAQKCLFLTESLKQFTEKMQSDMEKIQELREAQLYSVDVTLDPDTAYPSLILSDNLRQVRYSYLQQDLPDNPERFNLFPCVLGSPCFIAGRHYWEVEVGDKAKWTIGVCEDSVCRKGGVTSAPQNGFWAVSLWYGKEYWALTSPMTALPLRTPLQRVGIFLDYDAGEVSFYNVTERCHTFTFSHATFCGPVRPYFSLSYSGGKSAAPLIICPMSGIDGFSGHVGNHGHSMETSP; from the exons ATGGCCTCCGGGAGCGTGGCCGAGTGCCTGCAGCAGGAGACCACCTGCCCCGTGTGCCTGCAGTACTTCGCAGAGCCCATGATGCTCGACTGCGGCCATAACATCTGTTGCGCGTGCCTCGCCCGCTGCTGGGGCACGGCAGAGACTAACGTGTCGTGCCCGCAGTGCCGGGAGACCTTCCCGCAGAGGCACATGCGGCCCAACCGGCACCTGGCCAACGTGACCCAGCTGGTGAAGCAGCTGCGCACCGAGCGGCCGTCGGGGCCCGGCGGCGAGATGGGCGTGTGCGAGAAACACCGCGAGCCCCTGAAGCTCTACTGCGAGGAGGACCAGATGCCCATCTGCGTGGTGTGCGACCGCTCCCGCGAGCACCGCGGCCACAGCGTGCTGCCGCTCGAGGAGGCAGTGGAGGGCTTCAAG GAGCAAATCCAGAACCAGCTTGACCATTTAAAAAGAGTGAAAGATTTAAAGAAGAGACGTCGGGCCCAAGGGGAACAGGCACGAGCTGAACTCTTG GACATTGGGGACACATTGAGCAG ggcTGAAAGAATCAGGATTCCTGAACCTTGGATCACGCCTCCAGACTTGCAAGAGAAAATCCACATTTTTGCCCAAAAATGTCTATTCTTGACGGAGAGTCTAAAGCAGTTCACAG aaaaaatgCAGTCAGATATGGAGAAAATCCAAG AATTAAGAGAGGCTCAGTTATACTCAG TGGACGTGACTCTGGACCCAGACACGGCCTACCCCAGCCTGATCCTCTCTGACAATCTGCGGCAAGTGCGGTACAGTTACCTCCAACAGGACCTGCCTGACAACCCCGAGCGGTTCAATCTGTTTCCCTGTGTCTTGGGCTCTCCATGCTTCATCGCTGGGAGACATtattgggaggtagaggtgggagatAAAGCCAAGTGGACCATAGGTGTCTGTGAAGACTCAGTGTGCAGAAAAGGTGGAGTAACCTCAGCCCCCCAGAATGGATTCTGGGCAGTGTCTTTGTGGTATGGGAAAGAATATTGGGCTCTTACCTCCCCAATGACTGCCCTCCCCCTGCGGACCCCGCTTCAGCGGGTGGGGATTTTCTTGGACTATGATGCTGGCGAGGTCTCCTTCTACAATGTGACAGAGAGGTGTCACACTTTCACTTTCTCTCATGCTACCTTTTGTGGGCCTGTCCGGCCCTACTTCAGTCTGAGTTACTCGGGAGGGAAAAGCGCAGCTCCTCTGATCATCTGCCCCATGAGTGGGATAGATGGGTTTTCTGGCCATGTTGGGAATCATGGTCATTCCATGGAGACCTCCCCTTGA
- the TRIM27 gene encoding zinc finger protein RFP isoform X1: MASGSVAECLQQETTCPVCLQYFAEPMMLDCGHNICCACLARCWGTAETNVSCPQCRETFPQRHMRPNRHLANVTQLVKQLRTERPSGPGGEMGVCEKHREPLKLYCEEDQMPICVVCDRSREHRGHSVLPLEEAVEGFKEQIQNQLDHLKRVKDLKKRRRAQGEQARAELLSLTQMEREKIVWEFEQLYHSLKEHEYRLLARLEELDLAIYNSINGAITQFSCNISHLSSLIAQLEEKQQQPTRELLQDIGDTLSRAERIRIPEPWITPPDLQEKIHIFAQKCLFLTESLKQFTEKMQSDMEKIQELREAQLYSVDVTLDPDTAYPSLILSDNLRQVRYSYLQQDLPDNPERFNLFPCVLGSPCFIAGRHYWEVEVGDKAKWTIGVCEDSVCRKGGVTSAPQNGFWAVSLWYGKEYWALTSPMTALPLRTPLQRVGIFLDYDAGEVSFYNVTERCHTFTFSHATFCGPVRPYFSLSYSGGKSAAPLIICPMSGIDGFSGHVGNHGHSMETSP, translated from the exons ATGGCCTCCGGGAGCGTGGCCGAGTGCCTGCAGCAGGAGACCACCTGCCCCGTGTGCCTGCAGTACTTCGCAGAGCCCATGATGCTCGACTGCGGCCATAACATCTGTTGCGCGTGCCTCGCCCGCTGCTGGGGCACGGCAGAGACTAACGTGTCGTGCCCGCAGTGCCGGGAGACCTTCCCGCAGAGGCACATGCGGCCCAACCGGCACCTGGCCAACGTGACCCAGCTGGTGAAGCAGCTGCGCACCGAGCGGCCGTCGGGGCCCGGCGGCGAGATGGGCGTGTGCGAGAAACACCGCGAGCCCCTGAAGCTCTACTGCGAGGAGGACCAGATGCCCATCTGCGTGGTGTGCGACCGCTCCCGCGAGCACCGCGGCCACAGCGTGCTGCCGCTCGAGGAGGCAGTGGAGGGCTTCAAG GAGCAAATCCAGAACCAGCTTGACCATTTAAAAAGAGTGAAAGATTTAAAGAAGAGACGTCGGGCCCAAGGGGAACAGGCACGAGCTGAACTCTTG AGCCTAACCCAGATGGAGAGGGAGAAGATTGTTTGGGAGTTTGAGCAGCTGTATCACTCCTTAAAGGAGCATGAGTATCGCCTCCTGGCCCGTCTTGAGGAGCTAGACTTGGCCATCTACAATAGCATCAATGGTGCCATCACCCAGTTCTCTTGCAacatctcccacctcagcagccTGATCGCTCAGCtagaagagaagcagcagcagcccaCCAGGGAGCTCCTGCAG GACATTGGGGACACATTGAGCAG ggcTGAAAGAATCAGGATTCCTGAACCTTGGATCACGCCTCCAGACTTGCAAGAGAAAATCCACATTTTTGCCCAAAAATGTCTATTCTTGACGGAGAGTCTAAAGCAGTTCACAG aaaaaatgCAGTCAGATATGGAGAAAATCCAAG AATTAAGAGAGGCTCAGTTATACTCAG TGGACGTGACTCTGGACCCAGACACGGCCTACCCCAGCCTGATCCTCTCTGACAATCTGCGGCAAGTGCGGTACAGTTACCTCCAACAGGACCTGCCTGACAACCCCGAGCGGTTCAATCTGTTTCCCTGTGTCTTGGGCTCTCCATGCTTCATCGCTGGGAGACATtattgggaggtagaggtgggagatAAAGCCAAGTGGACCATAGGTGTCTGTGAAGACTCAGTGTGCAGAAAAGGTGGAGTAACCTCAGCCCCCCAGAATGGATTCTGGGCAGTGTCTTTGTGGTATGGGAAAGAATATTGGGCTCTTACCTCCCCAATGACTGCCCTCCCCCTGCGGACCCCGCTTCAGCGGGTGGGGATTTTCTTGGACTATGATGCTGGCGAGGTCTCCTTCTACAATGTGACAGAGAGGTGTCACACTTTCACTTTCTCTCATGCTACCTTTTGTGGGCCTGTCCGGCCCTACTTCAGTCTGAGTTACTCGGGAGGGAAAAGCGCAGCTCCTCTGATCATCTGCCCCATGAGTGGGATAGATGGGTTTTCTGGCCATGTTGGGAATCATGGTCATTCCATGGAGACCTCCCCTTGA
- the TRIM27 gene encoding zinc finger protein RFP isoform X5: protein MASGSVAECLQQETTCPVCLQYFAEPMMLDCGHNICCACLARCWGTAETNVSCPQCRETFPQRHMRPNRHLANVTQLVKQLRTERPSGPGGEMGVCEKHREPLKLYCEEDQMPICVVCDRSREHRGHSVLPLEEAVEGFKEQIQNQLDHLKRVKDLKKRRRAQGEQARAELLSLTQMEREKIVWEFEQLYHSLKEHEYRLLARLEELDLAIYNSINGAITQFSCNISHLSSLIAQLEEKQQQPTRELLQFHSCCPGWIAMA from the exons ATGGCCTCCGGGAGCGTGGCCGAGTGCCTGCAGCAGGAGACCACCTGCCCCGTGTGCCTGCAGTACTTCGCAGAGCCCATGATGCTCGACTGCGGCCATAACATCTGTTGCGCGTGCCTCGCCCGCTGCTGGGGCACGGCAGAGACTAACGTGTCGTGCCCGCAGTGCCGGGAGACCTTCCCGCAGAGGCACATGCGGCCCAACCGGCACCTGGCCAACGTGACCCAGCTGGTGAAGCAGCTGCGCACCGAGCGGCCGTCGGGGCCCGGCGGCGAGATGGGCGTGTGCGAGAAACACCGCGAGCCCCTGAAGCTCTACTGCGAGGAGGACCAGATGCCCATCTGCGTGGTGTGCGACCGCTCCCGCGAGCACCGCGGCCACAGCGTGCTGCCGCTCGAGGAGGCAGTGGAGGGCTTCAAG GAGCAAATCCAGAACCAGCTTGACCATTTAAAAAGAGTGAAAGATTTAAAGAAGAGACGTCGGGCCCAAGGGGAACAGGCACGAGCTGAACTCTTG AGCCTAACCCAGATGGAGAGGGAGAAGATTGTTTGGGAGTTTGAGCAGCTGTATCACTCCTTAAAGGAGCATGAGTATCGCCTCCTGGCCCGTCTTGAGGAGCTAGACTTGGCCATCTACAATAGCATCAATGGTGCCATCACCCAGTTCTCTTGCAacatctcccacctcagcagccTGATCGCTCAGCtagaagagaagcagcagcagcccaCCAGGGAGCTCCTGCAG tttcactcttgttgcccaggctggattgcaatggcatga
- the TRIM27 gene encoding zinc finger protein RFP isoform X3 has protein sequence MASGSVAECLQQETTCPVCLQYFAEPMMLDCGHNICCACLARCWGTAETNVSCPQCRETFPQRHMRPNRHLANVTQLVKQLRTERPSGPGGEMGVCEKHREPLKLYCEEDQMPICVVCDRSREHRGHSVLPLEEAVEGFKEQIQNQLDHLKRVKDLKKRRRAQGEQARAELLSLTQMEREKIVWEFEQLYHSLKEHEYRLLARLEELDLAIYNSINGAITQFSCNISHLSSLIAQLEEKQQQPTRELLQAGLQWHDLGSPQPPPPGFKRFSCLPSSWDYRHHCAQLILYF, from the exons ATGGCCTCCGGGAGCGTGGCCGAGTGCCTGCAGCAGGAGACCACCTGCCCCGTGTGCCTGCAGTACTTCGCAGAGCCCATGATGCTCGACTGCGGCCATAACATCTGTTGCGCGTGCCTCGCCCGCTGCTGGGGCACGGCAGAGACTAACGTGTCGTGCCCGCAGTGCCGGGAGACCTTCCCGCAGAGGCACATGCGGCCCAACCGGCACCTGGCCAACGTGACCCAGCTGGTGAAGCAGCTGCGCACCGAGCGGCCGTCGGGGCCCGGCGGCGAGATGGGCGTGTGCGAGAAACACCGCGAGCCCCTGAAGCTCTACTGCGAGGAGGACCAGATGCCCATCTGCGTGGTGTGCGACCGCTCCCGCGAGCACCGCGGCCACAGCGTGCTGCCGCTCGAGGAGGCAGTGGAGGGCTTCAAG GAGCAAATCCAGAACCAGCTTGACCATTTAAAAAGAGTGAAAGATTTAAAGAAGAGACGTCGGGCCCAAGGGGAACAGGCACGAGCTGAACTCTTG AGCCTAACCCAGATGGAGAGGGAGAAGATTGTTTGGGAGTTTGAGCAGCTGTATCACTCCTTAAAGGAGCATGAGTATCGCCTCCTGGCCCGTCTTGAGGAGCTAGACTTGGCCATCTACAATAGCATCAATGGTGCCATCACCCAGTTCTCTTGCAacatctcccacctcagcagccTGATCGCTCAGCtagaagagaagcagcagcagcccaCCAGGGAGCTCCTGCAG gctggattgcaatggcatgatctcggctcaccgcaacctccgcctcctgggttcaagcgattctcctgcctcccaagtagctgggattacaggcaccactgtgcccagctaattttgtatttttag
- the TRIM27 gene encoding zinc finger protein RFP isoform X4, whose protein sequence is MASGSVAECLQQETTCPVCLQYFAEPMMLDCGHNICCACLARCWGTAETNVSCPQCRETFPQRHMRPNRHLANVTQLVKQLRTERPSGPGGEMGVCEKHREPLKLYCEEDQMPICVVCDRSREHRGHSVLPLEEAVEGFKEQIQNQLDHLKRVKDLKKRRRAQGEQARAELLSLTQMEREKIVWEFEQLYHSLKEHEYRLLARLEELDLAIYNSINGAITQFSCNISHLSSLIAQLEEKQQQPTRELLQTQFHSCCPGWIAMA, encoded by the exons ATGGCCTCCGGGAGCGTGGCCGAGTGCCTGCAGCAGGAGACCACCTGCCCCGTGTGCCTGCAGTACTTCGCAGAGCCCATGATGCTCGACTGCGGCCATAACATCTGTTGCGCGTGCCTCGCCCGCTGCTGGGGCACGGCAGAGACTAACGTGTCGTGCCCGCAGTGCCGGGAGACCTTCCCGCAGAGGCACATGCGGCCCAACCGGCACCTGGCCAACGTGACCCAGCTGGTGAAGCAGCTGCGCACCGAGCGGCCGTCGGGGCCCGGCGGCGAGATGGGCGTGTGCGAGAAACACCGCGAGCCCCTGAAGCTCTACTGCGAGGAGGACCAGATGCCCATCTGCGTGGTGTGCGACCGCTCCCGCGAGCACCGCGGCCACAGCGTGCTGCCGCTCGAGGAGGCAGTGGAGGGCTTCAAG GAGCAAATCCAGAACCAGCTTGACCATTTAAAAAGAGTGAAAGATTTAAAGAAGAGACGTCGGGCCCAAGGGGAACAGGCACGAGCTGAACTCTTG AGCCTAACCCAGATGGAGAGGGAGAAGATTGTTTGGGAGTTTGAGCAGCTGTATCACTCCTTAAAGGAGCATGAGTATCGCCTCCTGGCCCGTCTTGAGGAGCTAGACTTGGCCATCTACAATAGCATCAATGGTGCCATCACCCAGTTCTCTTGCAacatctcccacctcagcagccTGATCGCTCAGCtagaagagaagcagcagcagcccaCCAGGGAGCTCCTGCAG acgcagtttcactcttgttgcccaggctggattgcaatggcatga